One window of the Candidatus Zixiibacteriota bacterium genome contains the following:
- a CDS encoding membrane hypothetical protein (Evidence 5 : Unknown function), with amino-acid sequence MLINQGNFILSKNGGSESRGPADISLAPFIAGKLVKAVLIQICLDIVLFIIFKNFNLPANAAQICSFGISLIVLMFILFIAKVFVIRAGTVTQYILISLSILFLRSGLFSLAIYKCNLPLFLSIIPASLGGAVVLYTGIRLLAAGKRNSGLHFNNYGDWLIASLIFYLLALRLVYIGQVGLIPEETYYWNYSRHPDWGYLDHPPMVAWLIKLGTILFGHSEIGVRAGALASWAAAAFFVYRLTADWFNRRAALVSTLLLSILPFFFGIGAIMTPDAPLTAFWAGGLFFIQRALLAEKKYGWWLSGICLGLGMLSKYTMALLGPAVLIYVLFEPHARKWLKRPEPYLALAVAGLLFAPVIYWNSQNGWVSFLFQTSRRIGESIHFSPHLLLGSILFLITPFGLYGAGQVIFSRESRLPDVMGYQERTRHFVTLMIAVPLTVFFTFSLTHQPKLNWTGPLWLAIIPGLSAILARLESRAVSRAEIIIRKGWIITVVVFTLLYGGLLNYLTPGFPGLSYPKGISDVAGWPDLGAKMAVVAEKVERESGEMPLVAGMDKYNIASELAFYNSVSGPQYTTGSHLFGFGSLMYAYWNPPESCTGKTIIMVARNEDQLQSKVIEASFGRLDSTQAVPVSLNSREIRSYYWRIGYDYHPIKEIIDIYENSFPGNLRKIPR; translated from the coding sequence ATGTTGATCAACCAGGGCAATTTCATATTATCCAAAAATGGCGGCTCCGAAAGCCGCGGGCCGGCCGATATCTCTCTGGCCCCGTTTATTGCCGGAAAATTAGTTAAAGCGGTGTTGATTCAAATTTGTTTGGATATCGTTCTCTTCATAATTTTCAAGAATTTTAATCTACCTGCCAACGCGGCCCAGATTTGTTCCTTTGGGATCAGTCTCATTGTTCTGATGTTCATTCTCTTTATAGCGAAGGTGTTCGTAATACGAGCGGGAACGGTTACTCAATACATTTTGATATCACTGTCGATCCTTTTTCTTCGAAGCGGTCTCTTCTCTCTGGCCATATACAAATGTAATCTGCCCCTATTTCTTTCAATCATCCCGGCTTCGCTGGGAGGCGCCGTAGTTCTCTATACAGGAATTCGGTTATTGGCGGCGGGGAAGCGAAACTCAGGTTTGCATTTTAACAACTATGGAGATTGGCTGATTGCGTCTCTGATTTTTTATCTATTGGCACTTCGTCTGGTTTATATCGGTCAGGTCGGCCTTATCCCTGAGGAGACGTATTATTGGAATTATTCCCGGCATCCCGATTGGGGCTATCTGGATCATCCGCCGATGGTGGCCTGGCTCATCAAATTGGGGACAATCTTATTCGGACATTCCGAAATAGGAGTGCGCGCCGGTGCTTTGGCCTCATGGGCGGCGGCGGCATTTTTTGTCTATCGTCTCACGGCCGATTGGTTTAATCGTCGTGCGGCATTAGTTTCGACTTTGCTATTATCAATCCTTCCTTTTTTCTTCGGGATCGGCGCCATTATGACCCCTGATGCCCCTCTGACGGCATTTTGGGCCGGAGGGCTATTCTTCATTCAGAGGGCCCTATTGGCGGAGAAAAAATATGGCTGGTGGCTCTCCGGGATATGCCTTGGCCTGGGAATGCTTTCAAAATATACCATGGCTCTTCTGGGACCGGCGGTGCTGATATATGTCCTATTTGAACCGCACGCGCGTAAGTGGTTAAAACGCCCGGAACCGTACCTGGCTCTGGCAGTCGCTGGTCTCCTTTTCGCGCCGGTAATATATTGGAACTCGCAGAACGGCTGGGTCTCGTTCCTGTTTCAGACGTCACGACGAATAGGTGAATCTATTCATTTCTCGCCCCATCTGCTTCTAGGTTCAATCCTGTTTTTGATAACTCCCTTCGGTCTATACGGCGCCGGTCAGGTTATATTTTCGAGAGAATCGCGACTTCCTGATGTCATGGGATATCAAGAAAGGACCCGGCATTTCGTGACTTTAATGATCGCCGTGCCTTTAACCGTCTTTTTTACTTTCAGTTTGACACATCAGCCGAAATTGAATTGGACGGGTCCCCTATGGCTGGCGATAATTCCCGGCTTGAGCGCCATATTGGCGCGGCTGGAAAGTAGGGCGGTCTCAAGGGCCGAGATAATAATTCGAAAGGGCTGGATAATTACAGTCGTAGTTTTTACTCTTCTTTACGGCGGTTTGCTTAATTACCTGACACCCGGATTCCCGGGTCTGTCTTACCCGAAGGGAATTTCCGATGTGGCGGGGTGGCCGGATCTGGGCGCAAAAATGGCGGTGGTGGCAGAGAAGGTGGAGCGGGAAAGCGGGGAAATGCCGCTGGTGGCGGGGATGGATAAGTATAATATAGCCAGCGAACTGGCATTTTATAATTCTGTGAGCGGACCCCAATATACGACCGGCTCGCATCTATTCGGCTTCGGGAGCCTGATGTATGCCTACTGGAATCCGCCTGAATCATGCACCGGCAAGACGATCATTATGGTTGCTCGGAATGAGGATCAACTTCAGAGCAAAGTTATTGAAGCCAGTTTTGGACGATTGGATTCCACACAAGCCGTTCCGGTCAGTCTTAATTCGAGAGAGATCAGATCATATTATTGGCGGATAGGATATGATTATCATCCTATCAAGGAAATAATCGATATTTACGAAAATTCATTTCCGGGAAATCTCCGCAAAATCCCCAGGTAG
- a CDS encoding conserved exported hypothetical protein (Evidence 4 : Unknown function but conserved in other organisms) gives MRGKILAMLVMAITMAGVSVLGADTYQIDPVHSNIGFTVKHMVISNVKGNFSDFSGTIVYDDKDISKSSVNVTIKTISINTGNQYRDNDLKSGNFFEAEKYPEITFQSTKIEKAVDGFVMTGNLTMRGVTKEVQIPFNILGTIKDPYGNMRMGAEGGLTINRQDYGISFNKALDNGGLVVGNEVKIDLNIEAVNKKQ, from the coding sequence ATGAGAGGCAAAATCTTAGCCATGCTGGTAATGGCCATCACGATGGCGGGAGTCTCGGTCCTGGGCGCCGACACCTATCAGATTGACCCGGTTCACTCTAATATCGGATTTACGGTCAAGCATATGGTAATCAGTAATGTCAAAGGGAATTTTTCCGACTTTTCGGGGACCATAGTTTACGACGACAAAGATATCAGTAAATCTTCAGTGAACGTCACCATAAAAACAATCAGCATAAATACCGGCAACCAGTACCGCGATAACGATCTCAAAAGCGGCAATTTTTTCGAAGCGGAGAAGTACCCCGAAATCACTTTCCAGAGTACTAAAATTGAGAAGGCGGTCGACGGCTTCGTGATGACCGGCAACCTGACGATGCGTGGCGTGACCAAGGAGGTCCAAATACCGTTTAATATTCTCGGGACAATTAAGGACCCGTACGGAAATATGCGAATGGGCGCCGAAGGGGGGCTGACCATTAATCGCCAGGATTATGGGATTTCCTTCAACAAGGCCCTGGATAACGGCGGCCTGGTGGTCGGCAATGAGGTAAAAATCGACCTGAATATAGAAGCCGTCAATAAGAAACAATAG
- a CDS encoding hypothetical protein (Evidence 5 : Unknown function): MPFCPKCRYEYREGVALCPDCNEKLVPHLAESSGTENVNDNETPKDWIPLVRLTSLASAEMIIDILRSKGIPAVLLSGTGHFGFTGQMGISSFRPMGGAYTIMISKTSANDAAGEAAAILGDEWEKVRLV, encoded by the coding sequence ATGCCATTCTGTCCCAAATGCCGCTACGAATATCGCGAGGGGGTCGCCTTATGTCCCGATTGTAACGAAAAATTGGTACCCCATCTGGCCGAGTCATCCGGTACTGAGAATGTCAATGATAATGAGACTCCAAAGGACTGGATTCCTCTGGTCCGGCTGACATCTCTCGCATCAGCGGAAATGATAATCGATATCCTTCGATCCAAGGGCATTCCGGCGGTTCTTCTTTCCGGCACCGGGCACTTTGGATTTACCGGACAGATGGGAATCAGTTCGTTTCGCCCGATGGGGGGAGCATATACAATCATGATTTCAAAGACATCTGCCAATGACGCCGCGGGTGAGGCCGCCGCTATCCTTGGCGACGAGTGGGAAAAAGTCAGACTGGTATAG
- a CDS encoding conserved exported hypothetical protein (Evidence 4 : Unknown function but conserved in other organisms) has translation MRCLLCTATITVGVLFLALNCALAGGGEQLVKTFEAAERLEIRTVSGDCIIKTANTDKIEIDLTYNYKPASSFEPIFRERGKRIILEEIMRGSNRGSSVWRITVPPKTEIDFESASGNFDAEGLKSRLSIETASGNITLHDIKGEINASSASGDLRLTEISGEIYVRTASGQITADNLDGRVELQAASGNIDITETRGTLKVSNASGNIDASRIAIEGESAFASASGDARIRLSESPDFDLEISSASGEARLDFGGNAINGEIEMTARLDKGTIESPVKFEKEETFTKGRQEYIRKSFVKGTESPFIQIRTASGSAVLDE, from the coding sequence ATGAGATGTTTACTGTGCACGGCAACCATAACCGTTGGGGTGCTTTTCCTGGCGCTTAATTGTGCGCTGGCGGGAGGGGGGGAACAACTTGTGAAAACCTTTGAAGCGGCCGAACGGCTTGAAATCAGGACCGTCAGCGGCGACTGCATTATTAAGACGGCCAATACCGACAAGATTGAAATCGACCTCACATATAATTATAAACCGGCCTCATCCTTTGAGCCGATTTTTAGGGAGCGGGGCAAAAGAATTATTCTCGAAGAAATCATGAGAGGATCGAATCGCGGATCCTCCGTCTGGAGAATAACCGTCCCGCCCAAAACCGAAATCGATTTTGAATCGGCCTCGGGAAATTTTGATGCCGAGGGTTTGAAGAGCAGACTCAGCATCGAAACCGCCTCGGGAAACATTACGCTCCATGATATTAAGGGAGAAATAAATGCGTCCTCGGCCAGCGGCGATCTGAGATTGACAGAAATTTCCGGAGAAATATATGTGCGCACGGCCAGCGGACAGATTACCGCCGACAATTTGGACGGCAGAGTGGAATTGCAGGCGGCCTCGGGCAACATAGATATAACCGAAACCAGAGGGACCTTGAAAGTCAGTAACGCCAGCGGCAATATCGATGCTTCCCGAATCGCCATAGAAGGGGAAAGTGCCTTTGCCAGTGCCTCCGGGGATGCCCGGATACGGCTTTCAGAATCCCCCGACTTTGATCTCGAGATATCTTCCGCTTCAGGTGAGGCGAGACTCGATTTCGGCGGCAATGCCATTAATGGCGAGATTGAAATGACGGCCAGACTCGATAAAGGCACCATCGAATCTCCGGTAAAATTTGAGAAAGAAGAGACCTTCACCAAGGGGCGCCAGGAATATATTCGCAAGAGTTTTGTCAAGGGGACCGAATCGCCTTTCATTCAGATTCGTACCGCTTCCGGCAGTGCTGTGCTCGACGAATAG
- a CDS encoding hypothetical protein (Evidence 5 : Unknown function), translated as MEDQQIGSYRILRKIGAGGMARVFLAVHKDVPNLKVVLKILDDPRMVERFKQEADKLALLDGNSHICQIKHFFNHGDDIVIAMEYIDGVTLEQKIEEENRLSMAESLKIISDVLGTLEFAHQKGIYHRDIKPSNIMMDGSGNSKIIDFGIAKAKTDPNLTTAGTACGTPAYMAPEQFAPTEDIDYARVDIYAVGSTLYQMLTGACPFVEDNVFALRDAKLFREPRRPRDLNSDIPKAIEEIILKSIKREPKERYQTTREMKDAIDIILKTLDVSALEKTGTVAKAKGPASRRSRMPYYLGGAAVIIIIAVFLFLKMNSRVEPPVVESKTADTLQTQNSPGSTDISTNSTPTPISAQIIASIKPYGDIYMDDALMGGKTSSLSFSADSGRHVIRIENDEAVNKILLDTVDITSSIPLHKNYNFNIAKKPPEEAVTQKPATMPAAALGSIIIGSNPRGADIFIDGELQEQQTPYTFKVRPGAHRISVRLNLGGKEISRDQNLTAIADSTVKAIFNFEN; from the coding sequence ATGGAAGACCAACAAATCGGCAGTTACAGAATCCTTCGGAAAATCGGCGCGGGGGGCATGGCCAGGGTTTTTCTGGCCGTCCATAAGGATGTCCCCAATCTTAAAGTAGTTTTAAAAATACTTGATGATCCCCGAATGGTGGAAAGATTTAAGCAGGAAGCCGACAAATTGGCGCTTCTGGACGGCAATTCCCATATCTGTCAAATAAAGCATTTCTTCAACCACGGCGACGACATCGTGATCGCCATGGAATATATCGACGGTGTCACTCTGGAACAGAAGATTGAAGAAGAGAACCGGCTGTCGATGGCCGAATCGCTTAAGATTATTTCCGACGTTTTGGGCACACTGGAATTTGCACATCAAAAGGGGATCTATCACCGCGATATAAAGCCCAGCAATATCATGATGGACGGATCCGGCAACTCCAAAATAATCGATTTCGGCATCGCCAAAGCCAAGACCGACCCCAATTTAACAACGGCAGGAACTGCTTGTGGGACACCGGCTTATATGGCGCCGGAACAATTCGCCCCGACGGAAGATATTGATTACGCAAGAGTCGACATATACGCGGTCGGCTCGACTTTGTACCAGATGCTGACCGGGGCGTGTCCTTTTGTCGAAGATAATGTATTCGCTTTGCGGGATGCAAAACTCTTCCGGGAGCCGCGCCGGCCGAGGGATCTTAACAGCGATATACCCAAGGCCATCGAGGAAATAATTCTTAAGTCAATTAAAAGGGAGCCAAAGGAGCGCTATCAAACTACCCGCGAGATGAAAGACGCCATCGATATTATTCTGAAGACATTGGATGTGTCCGCCCTGGAGAAAACGGGGACAGTCGCAAAAGCAAAGGGACCCGCTTCCCGCCGATCGCGAATGCCGTACTATCTGGGCGGTGCTGCTGTCATCATAATCATTGCCGTATTTTTATTTTTAAAAATGAACTCGCGGGTTGAACCGCCGGTGGTTGAATCTAAAACTGCCGATACTCTTCAGACTCAGAATTCACCGGGATCGACAGATATTTCAACCAACAGCACCCCCACCCCGATTTCCGCCCAGATAATTGCGTCTATCAAGCCATATGGCGATATTTATATGGATGATGCTCTAATGGGTGGAAAAACGTCATCCTTGTCTTTCTCGGCCGACTCCGGCCGGCACGTGATCAGGATTGAAAACGATGAGGCGGTGAATAAAATCTTGCTTGATACCGTGGATATCACTTCATCGATTCCGCTGCATAAAAACTATAATTTCAACATTGCGAAGAAACCGCCGGAAGAAGCTGTGACCCAGAAACCGGCGACAATGCCGGCTGCGGCGCTGGGAAGTATCATAATCGGATCAAATCCAAGAGGTGCCGATATATTTATTGACGGGGAATTGCAGGAACAGCAGACCCCCTATACTTTCAAAGTAAGACCCGGGGCACATAGGATTTCGGTAAGACTCAACCTTGGGGGCAAGGAAATATCCCGCGATCAGAATTTGACGGCGATAGCGGACAGCACGGTTAAAGCCATTTTTAATTTTGAAAATTAA
- a CDS encoding conserved hypothetical protein (Evidence 4 : Unknown function but conserved in other organisms), which produces MQYHIRPVLDIDASSIIEIFNCYVDNSFAAFPDKEVGIEFFDTLKNLAAGYPFYVAESESREVVGFALLRPYHRAATCRRTAEITYFLEPSHTGRGIGSMLLSRLENEARAKGIDNILACISSRNEKSIKFHERHGFVECGRFRKVGFKCGLDFDMLWMQKLLS; this is translated from the coding sequence ATGCAATATCATATAAGACCGGTACTGGATATCGATGCCTCGTCCATAATCGAAATATTCAATTGTTATGTCGATAATTCATTTGCCGCTTTCCCTGATAAAGAAGTCGGCATCGAATTTTTTGACACTCTGAAAAACCTGGCCGCCGGTTATCCTTTCTATGTTGCCGAGTCTGAATCCCGCGAAGTGGTCGGCTTCGCCCTGCTTCGACCGTACCATCGCGCCGCAACCTGCCGACGAACCGCGGAAATTACCTACTTTCTGGAACCCTCACATACCGGTCGGGGGATCGGATCGATGCTCCTTTCCAGACTGGAAAATGAGGCGCGGGCGAAAGGAATAGATAATATTCTGGCGTGCATTTCATCGCGGAATGAAAAAAGTATAAAATTCCATGAGCGCCACGGTTTTGTTGAATGCGGGCGCTTTCGAAAGGTCGGTTTCAAGTGCGGCCTTGATTTTGATATGCTCTGGATGCAAAAATTATTGTCATAG
- a CDS encoding hypothetical protein (Evidence 5 : Unknown function), whose protein sequence is MRRLFFILFLPALIGCSQNIYMQGRRYVDEGQYDRAIESFYKQITVNPKDAVAWREIGIANYKKGDFIKAEDAFKQANQIAPDASSNLYIGMIYEQGNEIDKAIDAYTASLNLEPKGETRRLIQSHLDQLVTARLKREASRAIKNEENIKASSIPENTVAVVDFDGSHLPANLAPLSDGFAEFTASDLSKVQSLKVVDRMKIDAILNELKLSSSQYADPATAPRLGRIIGSRRVVTGSVLNVGDQGLRIDGAIVNTVDSSAEMTGTTEGELKTFFKVQKDFVFKVIDDLGIKLTAAERDSIQKVPTESYLAFMAYCRGLDYKKRGMYGQARAEFSQAAKADGNFQEAQTQFKSTPPKAASGSGEGGFGNFQSSVSSQTELEQISTIDLQPRLQDLLQNTGAVRDWIERHNNLVPPTTSGTGTVVIRGDIDAH, encoded by the coding sequence ATGCGAAGATTATTTTTTATTCTTTTCCTGCCAGCCCTGATAGGCTGTTCGCAAAACATCTACATGCAAGGCCGCCGGTATGTCGACGAGGGCCAGTACGACCGGGCCATTGAGAGTTTCTATAAGCAGATTACGGTCAATCCCAAGGATGCCGTGGCCTGGCGGGAAATAGGAATAGCCAATTATAAAAAAGGGGATTTTATCAAGGCCGAAGATGCCTTCAAGCAGGCCAATCAAATCGCGCCCGACGCGTCTTCAAATCTTTATATCGGGATGATTTACGAGCAGGGAAATGAAATCGACAAGGCCATCGACGCCTATACGGCGTCACTCAATCTTGAGCCGAAGGGGGAAACCAGGAGGTTGATTCAATCGCATCTGGATCAACTGGTAACGGCCAGATTGAAGAGGGAAGCATCGCGTGCCATCAAGAATGAGGAAAATATCAAAGCCTCTTCCATTCCAGAAAACACCGTGGCCGTGGTCGACTTCGACGGTTCGCATCTACCCGCCAATCTGGCGCCTTTGAGCGACGGATTTGCGGAATTCACGGCATCCGATTTATCGAAGGTGCAATCCCTGAAAGTCGTCGACAGAATGAAAATCGACGCCATTCTGAATGAGTTGAAATTGAGTTCCTCCCAATATGCCGACCCCGCCACGGCTCCCCGTCTGGGACGGATTATAGGAAGCCGTCGGGTGGTAACCGGTTCCGTATTGAATGTCGGGGACCAGGGATTGAGAATCGACGGTGCTATTGTCAATACGGTCGACAGCAGTGCTGAAATGACCGGAACCACCGAGGGAGAATTGAAGACCTTCTTCAAAGTGCAAAAGGACTTTGTCTTTAAAGTAATCGACGACCTGGGTATAAAGTTAACGGCGGCGGAGCGGGATTCCATTCAGAAAGTCCCGACCGAATCATATCTGGCCTTTATGGCCTATTGCCGCGGGCTCGATTATAAGAAACGCGGGATGTACGGCCAGGCGAGGGCCGAATTCAGTCAGGCGGCCAAAGCCGACGGAAACTTCCAGGAGGCACAAACCCAATTCAAATCCACTCCGCCAAAGGCGGCTTCGGGCTCGGGAGAAGGCGGATTCGGCAATTTCCAATCCTCGGTTTCGAGTCAAACTGAATTGGAGCAGATAAGCACGATTGATTTGCAGCCTCGTCTGCAGGATCTCCTGCAAAATACCGGGGCGGTTCGCGATTGGATCGAAAGGCACAATAACCTTGTTCCTCCGACCACGAGCGGAACAGGAACCGTCGTCATAAGGGGGGATATCGATGCACACTAA
- a CDS encoding exported hypothetical protein (Evidence 5 : Unknown function) has translation MHTKNLYRISLLSVMVLAMTMPAFGQIIYGQPSSAGLQMIYSSWTMKSNGEESKLHQMMFPISGLAALGPGFEATVTLANSSNTLNFHQKDNTLNGLSDCRVQFSHSFYNDGVLLSGGLNLPVGKKKLTRVEEWSVLQRLSYDYFDFPMSRFGEGFGFNLLVGGATMLGTVRTGAGLMYEYTGTYQPYDTAGDYNPGDILSANAGADWRSGFSSFSLDGILTIYTTDKFNDVNSFKQAPQFDTRFGWIYSKRTWGLNAAIQYISRGHNKTYLSNSSPKELKIFGDEFIIGGGTMFRMAQKWSLAPSMEARFIAANDQPVGKSHVYTFGADLGRTIGRNSSAGMGIKLYTGKADADNIDLSGYQISAGINAGF, from the coding sequence ATGCACACTAAAAACTTATATAGGATTTCCCTTCTATCCGTGATGGTGCTGGCAATGACGATGCCGGCATTTGGCCAAATTATTTACGGCCAGCCATCATCGGCCGGATTACAGATGATTTACAGCAGTTGGACGATGAAAAGTAATGGAGAGGAAAGTAAACTTCATCAAATGATGTTTCCGATTAGCGGCCTTGCGGCTTTAGGACCGGGCTTTGAAGCCACGGTCACTCTGGCGAATTCATCGAACACGCTGAATTTTCATCAGAAGGATAATACTCTTAATGGACTGAGCGATTGCCGTGTCCAATTCAGTCATTCTTTTTATAATGACGGCGTGCTTCTGAGCGGCGGATTGAACCTTCCGGTCGGCAAAAAGAAGTTGACGCGAGTCGAGGAATGGAGTGTTCTGCAAAGATTGTCGTATGATTATTTCGATTTTCCCATGAGCCGTTTCGGGGAAGGATTCGGATTCAATCTGCTGGTCGGCGGCGCCACGATGCTGGGGACGGTCCGGACCGGGGCGGGCTTGATGTATGAATATACCGGCACCTATCAGCCGTATGACACCGCCGGGGATTATAATCCGGGTGATATTCTCAGCGCCAACGCCGGCGCCGACTGGCGCAGCGGATTTTCATCGTTTTCACTTGATGGGATCCTGACCATTTACACCACGGATAAGTTCAATGATGTAAACAGTTTCAAGCAGGCCCCGCAATTTGACACGCGCTTCGGATGGATTTACAGTAAGAGGACATGGGGTTTGAACGCCGCCATCCAATATATCTCGCGCGGCCACAATAAGACATACCTGTCGAACAGCAGTCCCAAGGAACTTAAAATATTCGGCGACGAATTTATTATTGGCGGCGGGACAATGTTCCGGATGGCCCAAAAATGGTCGCTGGCCCCTTCGATGGAAGCTCGCTTCATTGCCGCCAATGACCAGCCGGTGGGGAAATCTCATGTCTATACATTCGGAGCGGATTTAGGCCGGACGATCGGAAGGAATTCCAGCGCAGGCATGGGGATCAAGTTGTACACCGGTAAAGCCGACGCGGACAATATTGATCTCTCCGGCTATCAAATCTCGGCCGGCATCAACGCCGGATTTTAG
- a CDS encoding conserved hypothetical protein (Evidence 4 : Unknown function but conserved in other organisms): MLKFLLWLILLFLCWPLAILAFILYPFVWLISIPFRLVGITVEGLLGLFKALIFLPVRILGGRK; encoded by the coding sequence ATGCTGAAATTTCTACTCTGGCTGATATTGCTGTTTCTGTGCTGGCCCCTGGCCATCCTGGCCTTCATTCTCTATCCTTTCGTGTGGTTGATTTCGATTCCCTTTCGGCTGGTCGGCATTACTGTGGAAGGGTTATTGGGACTTTTCAAGGCTCTTATATTTCTACCGGTGCGAATTTTGGGCGGCCGCAAATAG
- a CDS encoding putative acetyltransferase (Evidence 3 : Putative function from multiple computational evidences), translated as MIIYTDSVREISPAQIQGFFVGWKNPLSPEKHLVILKNSYLRILAVDGDSKRVVGFINAISDGSFSAYIPLLEVLPEFQNRGIGSRLLRMMLDRLRDFYMVDLTCDAGRTSFYSKFGFIDGTAMMLRNYEHRFRDET; from the coding sequence ATGATAATTTATACTGATTCTGTTCGGGAAATTTCGCCTGCCCAAATTCAAGGTTTCTTTGTCGGCTGGAAAAATCCTCTTTCTCCGGAAAAGCATTTGGTCATTTTAAAAAACAGCTATTTAAGAATTCTTGCCGTCGACGGCGATTCAAAGCGTGTCGTGGGATTCATTAACGCCATTTCCGATGGCAGTTTCTCGGCTTATATTCCGCTTCTTGAAGTCTTGCCTGAATTTCAAAATCGGGGAATCGGTTCGCGATTATTACGGATGATGCTTGATAGGTTGAGAGATTTTTATATGGTGGACCTTACCTGCGATGCCGGCAGGACGTCCTTTTATTCAAAATTCGGCTTTATCGATGGAACAGCTATGATGCTTCGGAATTATGAGCACCGTTTCAGGGATGAAACCTAA
- a CDS encoding exported hypothetical protein (Evidence 5 : Unknown function) translates to MFRKSFISKWAGPVLMGLVLLTAAGSVRAQADSSIADKLSEALKYYSNLDFDRGLTAANELLARPGLTAKDSIAIYEVLGIITYAKGEDYLRRAVDYLNKISQIGPCVVPLPHDIWPKELRDKWYELLKAKQALTCDEGDKSDIKTIAIMEFDNYSVGKYQQELGLLSKGLADFFQHDFAKLSSLRVVERDKIDFVLKELELQKSGMVDAATAVKVGKILGAQIMVFGSITQLDDKNTRMIVRAVKTETSEIIASVDKEGKPDYSKMEKELVEELASQLKIDISDKARGLLQEGGTRSLDATTLYSQGLDYMDKYDYKNAYDCFKKAYDMDNSFVEAKRKMEIYRPLAG, encoded by the coding sequence ATGTTCCGCAAATCATTCATCTCCAAATGGGCGGGACCGGTCCTTATGGGACTTGTCCTGCTGACCGCGGCCGGTTCGGTGCGTGCCCAGGCGGATTCATCAATCGCCGACAAGCTCTCGGAGGCCCTTAAATATTACAGCAACCTTGATTTCGATAGGGGCCTGACGGCGGCCAATGAACTTCTGGCTCGGCCCGGCCTCACGGCCAAAGACAGCATTGCCATTTATGAGGTCCTGGGAATCATTACCTACGCCAAGGGCGAAGATTATTTGCGTCGAGCGGTTGATTATTTAAACAAGATTTCTCAGATTGGTCCGTGCGTGGTGCCGCTTCCGCATGACATATGGCCCAAGGAACTCAGGGATAAGTGGTATGAATTGCTGAAAGCGAAGCAGGCTCTTACCTGCGATGAGGGCGATAAGTCCGATATAAAAACTATTGCAATAATGGAATTCGATAATTACTCGGTCGGCAAGTATCAGCAGGAACTGGGCCTATTGAGCAAGGGTCTGGCTGACTTCTTTCAGCATGATTTTGCCAAATTGAGTTCCCTCAGGGTTGTCGAGCGCGACAAGATCGATTTCGTATTAAAGGAACTGGAATTGCAGAAATCGGGTATGGTCGATGCCGCCACGGCCGTCAAAGTCGGAAAAATACTCGGCGCCCAGATCATGGTTTTCGGCAGCATTACTCAACTGGATGACAAAAACACCCGTATGATTGTCAGGGCGGTAAAAACCGAAACATCCGAAATAATCGCCTCGGTCGACAAAGAGGGAAAGCCGGATTATTCCAAGATGGAAAAGGAACTGGTCGAGGAATTGGCCTCACAGTTGAAAATCGATATCAGCGACAAGGCCCGCGGTTTACTGCAGGAAGGCGGAACTCGTTCTCTCGATGCAACGACACTTTATTCCCAGGGTCTGGATTATATGGATAAATATGATTATAAGAACGCCTACGACTGCTTCAAGAAGGCCTATGATATGGACAACAGTTTTGTCGAGGCCAAGCGAAAAATGGAAATCTATCGGCCCCTGGCGGGATGA